Sequence from the Eurosta solidaginis isolate ZX-2024a chromosome X, ASM4086904v1, whole genome shotgun sequence genome:
tcagaaaatttctgacattatttcagttaggtgttgttgacgcattttcgaaatttagttgtggccagattatgattactacgtggccacggcggactactacgtggccatttggccacgttcgtattacttaaaaaatgccctgcctCCCCATAATGGACAACGTTAGCATCAATCTTCCCAAAATCAATCAAATTTCCAAACCCCGCTGGGTGCAATTCTCCCCAAACCAGCACATACAGCTGCACTGTTTTTCAGACGCCTCTGAAAAAGCATAATGCGCCTTTATATATCTCCGCATACAATTAAATGAAACCTATTTCTCGTAGCGAAGAGCAAAGTGGCACCCCTACAAACTGTCAGCCTCCCACGACTCGAACTCTGCGGACCCGTATTGCTCTCGAAGCTAGTAAAACAAATTCGTTCTGAACTACACTTGCAGTCAAGCGAACTCTTTCTCTTGTCAGACTCCGCCATAATGTTAACATGGCTAGAGAAACCACCACACACCTGGAAAACTTATGTCGCCAACAGAATATCTCTCATTCTCGATCATGTGAGCAATGCCACATGGAGGCACGTGTCTAGTGCCGATAACCCCGCCGATATAGGCACCCGTGGTTGTAATCCACAAGAACTGGCGGTATGTGACTTTTGGTGGAAAGCTCCGGATTGGCTACAAAAAATCCCTTCGATGTGGCCAAAAGCACAGCCAACTTCCCTCTTGCCACCCGAACAAGGCCGGGTTGAATCATTTCATACGGTCGAACATGTTGATATTCTTGAACGGTGCTGCTCCCTTCCTCGAGCCCTTCGAGTGATCGCATACGTGTATCGATTTATCAACAAGTCGCGGAAACATGCCATTCCCGAGTCCTTCACTTTGACTCAGAGTGAAGTCACTCGAGCAAAAACACAAATTATTACTCAAGCGCAACTCATGCACTACTCAAGGGAAATGCATTCACTGCAATCGTCAACGCCCATCAGTAAAAAGAGCCCTCTGCTTACATTAAACCCCATTTTGGATAAGTTGAGCGTAATGCGAGTTAATGGCCGTTTATCCCAAGCCAACATCAGTGATAATGAACGTTACTCGATTATTCTCTCTGGTAACTCAAAATTCTGTTCACTGCTGGCAATTTGTCTCCACGAAAAAATGCTGCATGCTGAAAAGCAATTAATGGCTCGCATGGGGCAGCAGGAATATTATATACCCCGATTGAAGCAAATACTCAAGAAGTGCATTTTCCATTGCAATACGTGCACAATTTACAGACAAAAAATGCGAACGCAGATTATGTCCGCACTCCCCCCTGAGTGATTTACTTACTCACCTCCCTTTCACACCACAGGGGCGGATTTTGCGGGGCCATTTTCGGTTAAAACATCTACCCTACCCCTCGCCCCCTGCTCTAAggggtatgtgtgtgtgtgtctgtgtTTCTCCGCCAAAGCAGTGCATCTGGAATTATGCTCCGATTTGACTACGGAAGCATTCAATGCTGCCTTTTCCCGATTTGTTGGACGGCGTGGTCTCCCCTGTAAGATGATGTCTGACAACGGAAAAACGTTCTTAGGGGCCAGCCGAAGTTTCAAAAAGGAATTTTCGCAATTCCTTCACGAAATCGAGAATGACATCTCTCACAAATATGTGACCCAAGGCTTCTCTTGGGAGTTCATTCCTCCTTATGCCCCTCACATGGGCGGTCTCTGGGAAGCCGCGGTAAAGAATTTTAAAACACATCTCACGAAGGTCGCAGGAAATCACAAGTTTACCTTCTCGTTCATATTGAATCGGTTCTCAACTCAAGGCCACTTTCGCCTATGTCTCAGGACCCCACTGATCTGTTCGTATTGACGCCTGGATACTTTCTGCGTGGCGCCTCTATGCTCGCCATACCCGAACCGAGTGCTGAGAACCTGTCCTTGATACATAAGTGGCAAAAGCTGAAAGTAATTCATCAGCAGTTTAGTATCCgatggaaaaatgaatatctcaaGGAACTTCACAAAAGGCATAAATGGAAGCGTCAAGAACCCAACGTTAAATAAGGAGATCTCGTGGTCATTAAAGATGACTTGCTGCCACCAAATGAATGGAGGCTGGGACGCATTGGCAAACTCCACCCAGGTGGTGAACAAACCATCCGCGTCGCTGGGATTCGCAGTCAGGTAGGCACTATCACACGACACATCATAAAGCTATGTGTACTGCCTCTCCAATAGCACCCTGGTTCTCAGGCTAGCACCCTCGTCATTCTTGTTACCCATAATATGATAGTATATTACCAACTCACTAAAACCCCATGTGTTCCGCTTTCTTTCCTCTTTTTCGTATAGTATCATGGAGTCTGCTCAATGCCGCCTGTGTTGCCGTCATCACTCACTAAGATTCTGCAATGATTTCCTAGCCATGACATGCGCCAAAGCGCACCACACGCTACTACACCATGAAGCCTCATCGGCTCCCTCTCGCAATTTTTATGAGCATTCCCGACTAGCTCATCGGCGCCAGAGGTCGGGGGTAGCGAATCTAACTATCCGATGACCCAGAACGCGGACGCAAAGGCGCACTCCCCCCGGTCAACTACTTACTCTATTCAATAAGGCGGTAACGACATTGGAGAAGTTGAAGGAGCTGCTGcaccatgttgaagacatgaatgAAAACCTCATCCAATTCGAGgactaaaattgataaatatacaaatgagaataaaatattgaaataatatatatatatatatatataaattatttacttttatacttACCTTATACTAAGATAACTATGTATACTTACACCCTTATGAAGTACTTAGCTTTATACTTACCCAAAGTACATACCTGAAATATCTTTATATTTGCCTTTAAAATAATTACGTATTCTCACCTTGTAAGGAATTGTATATACTCACCTTTATATGGTTGAACATTTACTATTTATGTATAACCAAACACCGCTAGATATTGGAATGCAAAATACttacctatgtacatatatattaatgCTAATATAGAAATTAATTATATGGAAAAAGTTAGTTAAGCATAGACTATTAACGAGACAAGTTCTAAACCGCCACCGCGTCCGTATAGCACGATTCAGTttcgaaaagtgtaaaaagtaaagtgaagttataataaaaattcaaGTTGTGGAAGAGCACATGAAGtgccaaaataaataataattaaaagagTTGAGCTTTATTTTGGAGATAGTATTTGCTACTGCATCGACACTCGATTCCTCATGTCCCCATTTTGTGTGTCGGCACATTTAGTCCCATATCCCCATATTTTAGAACCAAACACAAAGCAAATAtggaattcttcttcttatgctttgcttgcaagaAAATATGGGATTTTAATACTAAAGATAGCCCAATGGGCAATTGTTGGGGTCGATAACAACAACGACCAACGTCGACCATGGCAGGGAGGAAAGATGAATGCTTGCAACATGACATCAGTGGTGATTTTCCTTGGCATCGGCTACGAGGAAGGTAGATGGGGAGAAACACAGTATCGCGTCTCAGTTAATGAAGGGTACGAAGTTTTTTGTATGGTGCGGTTGGCATGCATCGGAAGCACAAGGACCACCCCGTATACGGGCGAGCTAGCTCGTGCTTAAATGCAAGCGTACCCAGTGTCTTTCGAGCATGCCCAGCGGATGCAGTAGGAGTAGAAGAGCAGAGTGGGTAGAGGAGATACCAGCAGGGATCCGGCGCTATCCGACAGCCTGTACGTaacaatataaaatattttactttaatcCCAAACTATTTATGAGAACCCCCGAAATCTTAATCGTTGGAGTGTAATCGTTTTGGTGAGACAGGAAATTTTGTCCGGCAACTGCATGGCTTTGCGAATGCAAActggaatcaacaaaagaaaactatgctGCGAAATAAGCATTTAATCCCTTGTATCTGCAAATTTTCACATCACAGGACATGGCACCTATTTAATATAAATACGGCCATATTGTTCATGACGTGGAGCTTgcacattttatttctttatcgtgcatttttaaaagttaaatgtgctaaaatttttctttgtatccttttgtttggcatttccacaaaggttttgagagagattttaaaatttttttaaaaataaaaaaccattatggccgccgagaagagagaatggttttaccttcctatatttttatcatggacTGAAGATATCATATATAAGTAGACAAAAATGCAtatttaatattgtgacgaatattagcaacactaaagcatactatcatctctaagccgatactaagcagtcacttatacctacataaacaaattaatcatatgtacataaaagaagcggagagatatgtacaaacacatgcatatatctgagatgctcacaaaagtatgcaatcatcggtcgaagtatcgctcacatatacacgcgcatatgagaagctataaacgtgcatctgtagtttatagctggtgagtttatagctggtaaacaagtagtaaattctagaaggagaacgcctagaaatatgcgaacgaggaaaccgcagagtataaaagcagcaccagctgaggcatgggcaatcagtttgatttaagcacgctattggttgctaagtataagtgttattgcgaagtactctaataaagaccattttgcattattgaatagtggagttatttatgcaacaatttagcgatacgaactttagaagaaggtgtaaaataagtggagttttaccaaattcgttacaatattactatgattataatacattagtaaaactaatatctatgtgcaaatttCCCTAAACATTGAGGAAGcaaataatttaaacattttcacaTCACCGGACTTTGCACCTATTTAATCTACATACGGCCATATTGTTCACGACGTGGAACTTGCACAtaacaagtgttattgtgaagtactctaataaagaccattttgcattattgaatatgggAGTTATTTTCTCAACGATTTATCGATACAaactttagtagaaggtgtaaagtAAGTGGAGTTTCACCAAAtacgttacaatattaatatgattataatacattagtaaaactaatatctatgtgcaaattttcttaaactttgaggaagcaaatatatcaatgatatcatccaaatatataatttaaaaattttcacatcaCAGGACTTGGCACCTATTTAATGTACATACGGCCATGTTGTTCACGACGTGGAACTTGCACATAACACAACAACTGGACAGTCATATCGATGGCATAACTTTACTAATGTGgatccccaaaaacttttggttGTGACGTTAAACTCAGTCTCTGCCTCAAtacaaatgcatccgaaattgcctacaatgcacaaagacacatcaaaatcctcaaatcgctgcaACGGAGAAAGTTGCAGGGCTGCCAAGTTTCCCATTTAGAACTGCTATGGAATATCTTCTTAAGGCGGCTGAGCACCGAGGCATGATTGATAAGGAGCCATCTGCATAAGCCCTACGACGAGATCTGGCGTTTTATAATCCAGAGCAACACGAACGCAGAGTCTGTGATTTCCTTCAAAGTCAGGCTCCCGCCTTTGCAAACatcgccgaagaagaatgcacacttccgaaggatatgcgcgttactcTGCCTATATAccccagcctggtgtatagcacaaatcatcTATTCGTCTCTAATGTGGAACAAAAACCTGTAATAGCAACTTCTTTTGGTAAAACCAAATTGAAACTGCTCGATTCCTTGGATATCTTTTAgaggattttatttaaagtttcttgagtGTTAACCCGGGCGAgggatttgtacaacaaaaataagaaccataCATGTACGGACGGGAAAAAGATTATGCCGCCTAGCTCTGTCGATGGTAAACAGGAAAATGTATATGTGCGCTGTTCTATGCATGTAATCAAAATAAAATCGGGATGTCCCACTTAACCCAAAGTGGGGGTAAAAGGTCTCGGAAACATTCAACCTCCACAAATTAATATCCCCCAAATTGGACTAGGTGAATCGTCCAGCTGCGaagacctgcaacatctctaatgaTGGAAGTAAGCTGGATGCTGGTATGACTAAATTATGAACATGCATGTTAAAAtcgtacaaataaaaaaaaaatttaacaaactataaaaccgaactaaaaaaattcataacaccCTTTCGATctattctaattttattttttatcgcgcatttgtaaaagttaaatatgctaaaatttttctttgtatcctttgtttggcatttccacaaagtttttgagagagattttaaactttttttaaaaatcaaaaaaccgttATCGCCGCCAAGAAGAGAGAATGGTTTCACtttcctatatttttatcatggacTGAAGATATCATATATAAGTAAACtcaaatacatatctaataataatatgattataatacattagtaaaactaatatctattTGCGAATTTTGCTTGACTTTGATgaagcaaatatatcaatgatatcatcaaaatttatcatttcaaatttttctttttccatacttaaaaatgttaggtcacttagggTACCTTGCACCCTCGTTGAtggtaaatatgtcaaaatcagttttagtTTGCTGAAttaacgttcgcagctagcaattgataataagatagtcaagagtattcgAAGTGCCGCTCGCaagttttgaaaaacattttctgCATACGAggttataaaagtaagtaattctaacggagttttaggttcaatgtCTTTTCTACTACGAGGTAATAGTTTGCATATTTATTTGCaaacatatttcgataaaaagttatgTTCCATCCAAgcctgtattataaaattcacccagttcttacaatttctttccaagacgttattatccttgtttaacaaatttccaaagtctaagaaaaagccaaatataaaactaaggtcatttagtcgtgtaaatcttgtacgtatttcttgttggatacgatagagaacacttttcataacccTAGAAATGTCACATTCTTCGAAAAGACGCCTTTTTATACGTTTTAATATGTATATCAGTATCCCCTTTTTCACAaggagacttcgctttttctattgcttcttcacagagactgttcgaatttcggatagttcagtcccTAATGATCATGATACGTTTCTCTAAAATTGATcggagctgcacacgatcaatcctatttaagatttcataccagaaatgaagtaatgctatgaaactaaaatttagtatattttgcaacagaactgtaccttcgcttctggtgtcacttgtggtgttagtgttctctgctaattgttctaacgctaattctggcgctccatcgtgtttcagattcacctTTCACAGTTTTTGTAAAAGCATTTTTTGATAGTTCCCATCGTAACGTTcaacgtgagaaaaaaagatatttgcTTTCAGTTATTCCACAACCTCTCCGAAGTGTTtcggatatatgcatgtattttttagtaagtatagaaaatttttttccgcaaatcagttataaaaaaaataaaaattatacaggAAGTTCTGCATTGcagaccatttggcgccccctgtgagtagcgcccggggcaagatggACCGGCCCCCACCTTACTACGCCACTGCCTTATTTGCTTCCCTTTACAATAAATAAGCAGAGGAACGAGAACTTAAAAATTCTATTCCAAGGTATCATTTATTGTTTCTAAATATTTTGCCGCTAATACAATTATTCAACCCACCTCTGTATGAGATAAGATTTTATTTACTCCCATTTTGTCCTCTCAATAGTAACTCATAACggccaaaaattaaaaatggtgtagtttttttgttttatttttcatcaaaataaaattttgcaaaatttacaaAAGCATCCATCTGTTGTAAAATGCATAAAGCCATAAGACgtattcaatataaaattttatgaaaatacaATGAAATATGCTATGCCGGAAATGATAGTTTGAACGGCAATATGTTATAGCTATAACTTAAGCCCCAAATTAAATATTTCCTGGCATATGAATGTTCTTTGCCATAAAATGGAAGTGGATCGCGTTTCCTGTAGGCGAGAGCTTATAGTAAATTGCATATTGGCTAAATCAAATGTTTATTATCACGGACACCCGCATTCATCTACCACCATTTTTGGCAGGTCTCTTTTAATGATTCCATCGACACCATAATATATTAAAGACATACTGGAAAATTTGACCGGTGCACAGCATGGTTGCATTCCATTTAACAGCCCCATCTTTCTGTATTCTTCAATGAAATGTGCATGAAAAGTTTGAAATGTATCAGGAGTGCGAAATGGACCACCGCATTCTCCGCGGCAATAGTTGGCGAAATATCCTCGAGGAGCAATTATCCAATCGTCCCAGCCAAGTGCTTTGAATGATACATAAAAAGATTCCTTACAACACTGGCCATACATCGCGCCGATACAATCGATGGCGCGTCGTCGGGTTCGTTTAAGCCGTTTCATTTCGGTTCTCAAAACCAAAAATGGCCGATGAGGGCTTGGTTCTAAATTTCCTTGAGCACGGGAGAGTTGGTTTTCTTGTTGTTTCAGAATCAAATGAGTTAGATGGTGTTGAATAAAATGTCTCTCATGCTGTGTTTGAAGCCGGTTTGTATTAAGTCGGTAACTACCCTCCTCTACTGTTCTCTGTAACTgtgtttcgatatttttggattcAAGTAAGGCCATTGAACTTTTGTGAAGACTACAATTTAAAATAGATTGGGAGGTGACAGCAATACGCTTGCTATTTTTTCTCACTGCACCGATAGGTATATGTATTATATTCTGAAAAGTGAAACTGTGTTGTTTTGGTGCCCACTGGGCCATAATATTGATTTGATCCAACGGTAAGTACTGTTGTCTATGCTTTAAAATTGTCACAGGTTGATCCAGTAAatgcaaaaaatattgttttccgCACCCGGTGCAATCTACAAGCAGTCGTAATTTCTCCGCAGGGAACCGGCGCTCATACCAATTTCGGACAGTTTGTGTTAGATCAATTTTTTGCCAACCCAGGTTAATCATATCTACGTCAAATGAAGCGCAGAGTTGGGGTGATTGATCGCAGTCCTATATGTGAAGTAATAAAgaataaaaagaaatatttagataaacaATGTATGACATTTGTTGGTTATTATTTACGTTGATGCTGCATTTCTTAGAGTGTGTTCTAGCTGAGGTTTTTCGGGATACCGACGTGTGTCAATACCTGCACTAATGTAAAGAGGACTTTGAATAATCATGCCATGCTTTAAAATATATGAGTTTCGGGATGGGGGTCATACATAATCTGGAATAGTTTatgaaaaaattgattttaaagaactaaaattgatttaattcTATCTAGGCggtaaaacaaataaacaaataaaagccaggcacgataacctccgaagagatttaaggccgagcttcttttccaatttgtgttgtgctctttttaatttttcctataaattagcGAAACGGGACCAACCGCTTTtccgccgactccaaacggcatttgcaaggcagatgagtttcactGTTGAGAGGCGAACCCATTTAGAAAATTgtttttctaactgaaaaaaaaaactttcttaatGTTTGGTTTGATCTCGCTTtgtccggggcttgaacccaggatcttcggtgtggtaggctggGCACACACTACAGCGGCCGACGAAAACAAGTAAAAACTACTATTTTAAGTCCTTTTAAAACTATTATTATAAAACGGAATTTATTTAAATAAGCGAAGACACCATTAAAATTGAATAAACCGCAATTATTTTACGACCGAATAACCTGCCCATATGAATGTCAAAAACACAATCATAGTGTAACCAAGTGTGTTGTGTTATCAGCAAAGCATTTTGGTAAAACGGAAAATGTGGGTCGTCATTGTTTTTTAGGTTGAAAACGGTAAATCAGAGTTTTGTGCAGGGACCTGAAAGAGTGAAACTCTTTACTGGTCTATGTATTTACAAAACTCTTGCTGTGTTGCGCAATATTTTAATTTAGTCTCGTGG
This genomic interval carries:
- the LOC137234189 gene encoding inhibin beta chain-like — protein: MSEKRNRNSSARRERNGNLKLWIFQVMECNNTIKDCDQSPQLCASFDVDMINLGWQKIDLTQTVRNWYERRFPAEKLRLLVDCTGCGKQYFLHLLDQPVTILKHRQQYLPLDQINIMAQWAPKQHSFTFQNIIHIPIGAVRKNSKRIAVTSQSILNCSLHKSSMALLESKNIETQLQRTVEEGSYRLNTNRLQTQHERHFIQHHLTHLILKQQENQLSRAQGNLEPSPHRPFLVLRTEMKRLKRTRRRAIDCIGAMYGQCCKESFYVSFKALGWDDWIIAPRGYFANYCRGECGGPFRTPDTFQTFHAHFIEEYRKMGLLNGMQPCCAPVKFSSMSLIYYGVDGIIKRDLPKMVVDECGCP